In a single window of the Rhizobiaceae bacterium genome:
- a CDS encoding iron ABC transporter permease, whose amino-acid sequence MAAEQRIENGNAAEGDRSRRAQLAIVLLFLLLVATMLFSLTSGASDVTAATVLRDILGGEGAVSVRDRIIIYDIRLPRLLMGVLVGASLAVSGAVMQGLFRNPLADPGLVGVSSGASLGAVTMIVIGPTLLGPLNAALGPLALPVTAFAGGLATTFILYQVATRHGRTSVATMLLAGIALAALAMALTGILIFMADDRQLRDLTFWSLGSLAGATWSKIWAIAPIIVAALAVSPFLARGLNALALGEPTAHHLGVPVQRLKYAAILSVSAAVGASVAVSGGIGFVGIVVAHMLRLAIGPDNRYLLPASALLGASLLLLADAVSRTIVAPAELPIGIVTALAGAPFFLWILLRKRGMLDL is encoded by the coding sequence ATGGCCGCCGAGCAGCGGATCGAAAACGGAAACGCAGCGGAAGGCGACCGTAGCCGCCGCGCGCAATTGGCCATCGTGCTTCTGTTCCTCTTGCTCGTCGCGACGATGCTGTTCAGCCTTACTTCGGGCGCGTCCGACGTGACGGCGGCAACCGTGCTGCGCGACATTCTGGGCGGCGAGGGCGCGGTCAGCGTGCGGGACCGCATCATCATCTACGACATCCGCCTGCCGCGCCTGCTGATGGGCGTTCTCGTCGGTGCTTCGCTCGCCGTGTCCGGCGCGGTCATGCAGGGGCTTTTTCGGAATCCGCTGGCCGATCCGGGACTGGTCGGCGTCTCGTCGGGCGCAAGCCTCGGCGCGGTGACGATGATCGTCATCGGGCCGACGCTGCTCGGGCCGCTGAACGCCGCACTCGGGCCGCTTGCCCTGCCCGTGACGGCATTCGCGGGCGGCCTCGCCACCACCTTCATCCTTTATCAGGTCGCCACCCGCCACGGGCGCACTTCGGTCGCGACCATGCTGCTTGCGGGCATTGCGCTCGCCGCGCTCGCCATGGCGCTGACGGGCATACTGATCTTCATGGCCGACGACCGGCAGTTGCGCGACCTCACCTTCTGGTCGCTGGGTTCGCTGGCCGGGGCCACATGGTCGAAAATCTGGGCCATCGCGCCGATCATCGTCGCCGCGCTGGCAGTCAGCCCCTTTCTCGCGCGCGGTCTCAACGCGCTCGCGCTGGGAGAGCCGACGGCGCATCACCTCGGCGTACCTGTTCAACGGCTGAAATATGCGGCAATCCTCTCGGTCTCGGCTGCGGTCGGCGCATCGGTGGCGGTCAGCGGCGGCATCGGCTTCGTTGGCATTGTCGTCGCGCATATGCTGCGGCTCGCCATAGGCCCCGACAACCGCTACCTGCTTCCGGCCTCCGCGCTGCTCGGCGCAAGCCTGCTGCTGCTGGCGGACGCCGTGTCGCGCACCATCGTCGCGCCCGCCGAATTGCCCATCGGCATCGTGACCGCACTTGCTGGCGCGCCGTTCTTTCTCTGGATATTGCTGCGCAAGCGCGGCATGCTGGATCTCTGA
- a CDS encoding heme ABC transporter ATP-binding protein: MIALDNVSVAIGTRTIVDGIGFEAHPGEVTVIVGPNGSGKTTLMKAMSGEADYRGSIRLNGQDVSSTPPARQAAMRAVLPQATTLSFPFTVREIVNLGIVSGRSGVEPARHAQLAERALAAVDLRGFAGRLYQELSGGEQQRVQLARVLCQVWEPVLDGTPRFLFLDEPVSSLDIKHQLAIMETARAYAEGGGGVVAILHDLNLASMYGDRIVVLSRGRMAASGSPTEVMRDEVIGAAFECRLSVGKTPPGNMPFILPQSFSP; this comes from the coding sequence ATGATCGCGCTCGACAATGTTTCCGTCGCCATCGGCACGCGCACCATCGTCGACGGTATCGGCTTCGAGGCGCACCCAGGCGAGGTGACGGTAATCGTCGGCCCGAACGGCTCGGGCAAGACGACTTTGATGAAGGCAATGTCCGGCGAGGCTGACTATCGCGGCTCGATCCGGCTCAACGGGCAGGACGTGTCGTCGACCCCGCCCGCGAGGCAGGCGGCGATGCGCGCCGTGCTGCCGCAGGCGACGACGCTTTCCTTTCCCTTCACCGTGCGCGAGATCGTCAATCTCGGCATCGTTTCGGGACGCAGCGGCGTCGAACCGGCGCGCCATGCCCAACTCGCCGAACGCGCGCTTGCCGCCGTCGACCTTCGAGGCTTTGCCGGACGGCTCTATCAGGAACTTTCCGGCGGCGAGCAACAGCGCGTGCAGCTCGCGCGTGTGCTGTGCCAGGTGTGGGAGCCGGTGCTCGACGGCACGCCGCGCTTCCTGTTTCTCGACGAGCCGGTGTCGAGCCTCGACATCAAGCACCAGCTCGCAATCATGGAGACCGCGCGCGCCTATGCCGAGGGCGGCGGCGGCGTTGTCGCCATCCTGCACGACCTCAATCTCGCCTCCATGTATGGCGACCGCATCGTGGTGCTGTCGCGCGGACGAATGGCCGCGAGCGGTTCGCCGACCGAGGTGATGCGCGACGAGGTGATCGGCGCGGCCTTTGAATGCAGGCTCAGCGTCGGAAAGACGCCGCCCGGCAACATGCCGTTCATCCTGCCCCAGTCTTTTTCCCCTTGA
- a CDS encoding succinylglutamate desuccinylase/aspartoacylase family protein: MRRTVELIAGDTQGVSYAFPVFHFDGREDAPSAYLQAALHGGELPGVVAIDALMPMLRKADDEGRIRGRITIVPSANPIGRSQYQAGELMGRFHFGTQTNFNREFPLLASPDEDPEATLDNATADQRLKARLLKLSMGHDIVLDLHCDDESLAYLYVPTVLWPSMQDCSSAMNMEAVILWDGDCGAAFDQASIDPYISGPAALARFDRRVVSTVEYRGMTDVDPSLAREDAKGLYRLLVTRGVVADPGVPASSPFQGVAAPVEHVEMIRAPRAGALLYHVRPGDRVEQGARLVTIVHAPGDPDGRLDVLAPQGGLILTRRNHRAAFAGDDLIKLIGSRPSATHRPGALED; the protein is encoded by the coding sequence ATGCGCAGAACGGTTGAGCTGATCGCGGGCGATACGCAGGGCGTTTCCTACGCCTTCCCGGTCTTTCATTTCGACGGCCGGGAGGATGCGCCGTCGGCCTATCTGCAGGCCGCGCTGCATGGCGGTGAACTGCCGGGCGTCGTGGCCATCGACGCGCTCATGCCGATGCTGCGCAAGGCCGATGACGAGGGCAGGATTCGCGGACGCATTACCATCGTGCCGTCCGCCAACCCGATAGGCCGCTCGCAATATCAGGCGGGCGAGCTGATGGGCCGCTTCCACTTCGGCACCCAGACCAATTTCAACCGCGAGTTTCCACTGCTCGCCTCGCCCGACGAGGACCCTGAGGCGACGCTCGACAACGCGACGGCAGACCAGCGGCTGAAGGCCCGCCTGCTCAAGCTTTCGATGGGGCATGACATCGTGCTCGACCTCCACTGCGACGACGAGAGTCTTGCCTATCTCTATGTTCCGACCGTGCTCTGGCCCTCGATGCAGGATTGCAGTTCGGCAATGAACATGGAGGCCGTGATCCTGTGGGACGGCGATTGTGGGGCGGCATTCGACCAGGCGTCCATCGATCCATATATCTCGGGTCCCGCCGCGCTGGCACGGTTCGACAGGCGCGTGGTTTCCACCGTCGAATATCGCGGAATGACCGATGTGGATCCCTCGCTTGCGCGGGAGGATGCCAAGGGGCTTTACCGGCTGCTGGTGACGCGCGGCGTGGTTGCCGACCCCGGCGTGCCCGCCTCGTCCCCGTTTCAGGGCGTTGCGGCTCCCGTCGAACATGTGGAGATGATCCGCGCGCCCCGCGCCGGAGCGCTGCTCTACCATGTCAGGCCGGGCGACCGCGTGGAACAGGGTGCCCGCCTCGTGACGATCGTTCATGCACCCGGCGACCCGGACGGTCGGCTGGACGTCCTCGCACCGCAGGGCGGATTGATCCTGACACGGCGCAATCACCGCGCCGCCTTTGCCGGGGACGACCTCATAAAGCTGATCGGGAGCCGGCCAAGCGCAACGCACCGCCCCGGCGCACTGGAGGATTGA
- a CDS encoding nitronate monooxygenase family protein — MAVPAVLRDNLRIPVVAAPMFIIAHPPSVLAQCKAGVVGSFPALNARPEAQLDEWLAEITEELAGFSAKHPERPAAPFAVNQIVHKSNTRLQHDLAMCVKYKVPIVISSLGAVEEVNQAVHSYGGIVLHDIIHDRHARKAIEKGADGLIAVATGAGGHAGTLSPFALVQELRQWFDGPLLLSGAIATGRAVLAACAMGADLAYIGSPFIATTEARAPDAYKQMIVDSKAADIVYSNLFTGVHGNYLKGSVRAQGMDPDNLPQSDPTKMNFGATDAKAWKEIWGCGQGIGVIDKVVPTAELVDRLVREYEEARQELLRGGAA, encoded by the coding sequence ATGGCGGTGCCTGCCGTGCTGAGAGACAATCTACGCATTCCGGTGGTTGCCGCGCCGATGTTCATCATCGCGCATCCGCCGTCGGTGCTGGCGCAGTGCAAGGCGGGCGTGGTCGGGTCGTTTCCGGCGCTCAATGCGCGCCCCGAGGCGCAACTGGACGAATGGCTGGCCGAGATCACCGAGGAACTCGCTGGTTTTAGCGCGAAGCATCCGGAGCGCCCCGCCGCACCTTTTGCCGTGAACCAGATCGTCCACAAGTCGAACACAAGGCTCCAGCACGACCTCGCCATGTGCGTGAAGTACAAGGTGCCGATTGTCATTTCCTCGCTGGGAGCAGTCGAGGAGGTCAATCAGGCGGTGCATTCCTATGGCGGAATCGTCCTGCACGACATCATTCACGACCGGCATGCGCGCAAGGCCATCGAGAAGGGCGCGGACGGCTTGATCGCCGTCGCGACGGGCGCGGGCGGCCATGCGGGAACGCTCTCGCCCTTCGCGCTGGTGCAGGAACTCCGGCAATGGTTTGACGGGCCGTTGCTGCTGTCAGGTGCAATCGCCACGGGCCGCGCCGTGCTGGCGGCGTGCGCGATGGGCGCCGACCTTGCCTATATCGGCTCGCCGTTCATCGCGACCACGGAAGCCCGCGCGCCGGACGCCTACAAGCAGATGATCGTGGACTCGAAAGCCGCCGACATCGTGTATTCCAACCTGTTTACCGGCGTGCACGGAAACTACCTCAAGGGCTCCGTCCGCGCGCAGGGCATGGACCCCGACAACCTTCCGCAATCCGATCCGACGAAGATGAACTTCGGCGCGACGGACGCCAAGGCGTGGAAGGAAATCTGGGGCTGCGGGCAGGGCATCGGTGTCATCGACAAGGTCGTGCCCACCGCCGAACTGGTCGATCGACTGGTGCGCGAGTATGAGGAAGCCAGGCAGGAATTGCTGAGGGGCGGCGCAGCCTAA
- a CDS encoding FAD-binding oxidoreductase, with protein MAYQSPISPGRSWYEDSVAERPAFPALDGDRQVDVVVVGGGFTGLSAAVHLAKAGTRVALIETHRFGDGASGRNGGQFGTGQRAWAEEMEAEYGLTRAKALFDLAEEAKAHLLEFTAANGIDMDFRPGQMSVAHKPRFVDDYRAHAEIMATRFNYPHISFMDAAETAGRLGSTQYFGGTRDTGTGHINPLKLLVGTARAAADAGAELYEQTSASAISSSGGKVSVATPRGTITADKALIAVNAYGGDLEPQSAAHVMPIGSFIGATVPLPADTPVLPGGESVDDSRFVVRYFRKSPDNRLLFGGREIYAVNDPKDIHIHIRKQIAEIYPFLKDVEITHGWGGYVGITMPRKPWVREVMPNVISAGGYSGHGVMLSNFVGKLYAETVGGNRDRLKLFEDLKIPAFPGGRRFRAPLLFLALNWYALRDRL; from the coding sequence ATGGCCTACCAGTCCCCCATTTCCCCCGGTCGCTCGTGGTATGAGGATTCTGTCGCGGAGCGCCCCGCTTTTCCGGCGCTGGACGGCGACCGGCAGGTCGATGTCGTGGTTGTCGGAGGCGGCTTCACGGGCCTTTCGGCGGCGGTGCACCTGGCCAAGGCCGGAACCCGCGTCGCGCTGATCGAGACCCACCGCTTCGGCGACGGCGCATCGGGCCGCAATGGCGGCCAGTTCGGCACCGGCCAGCGCGCCTGGGCCGAGGAAATGGAAGCCGAATATGGCTTGACGCGCGCGAAGGCGCTGTTCGATCTGGCCGAGGAAGCCAAGGCGCACCTGCTCGAATTTACCGCCGCCAACGGCATCGACATGGACTTTCGCCCCGGCCAGATGTCGGTCGCGCACAAGCCGCGCTTCGTGGACGACTACCGCGCCCATGCCGAGATCATGGCGACACGCTTCAACTATCCGCATATCAGCTTCATGGATGCTGCCGAGACCGCCGGGCGGCTCGGCTCGACGCAATATTTCGGCGGCACGCGCGACACCGGCACCGGCCACATCAACCCCCTCAAATTGCTCGTCGGCACCGCCCGGGCCGCCGCCGATGCAGGCGCGGAGCTTTACGAGCAGACCAGCGCTTCCGCCATTTCCTCGTCCGGCGGCAAGGTGTCGGTCGCGACCCCGCGCGGCACCATCACCGCCGACAAGGCGCTGATTGCCGTCAACGCCTATGGCGGCGATCTCGAACCGCAGAGCGCCGCGCATGTCATGCCCATCGGCTCCTTCATCGGCGCCACCGTGCCGCTGCCTGCCGACACGCCGGTCCTGCCGGGCGGCGAGTCCGTGGACGACAGCCGCTTCGTCGTGCGCTATTTCCGCAAGTCGCCCGACAACCGCCTTTTGTTCGGAGGCCGCGAGATCTACGCGGTGAACGATCCAAAGGACATTCACATCCACATCCGCAAGCAGATCGCGGAAATCTATCCCTTCCTGAAGGATGTCGAGATCACGCATGGCTGGGGCGGCTATGTCGGCATCACCATGCCGCGCAAACCGTGGGTGCGCGAGGTCATGCCGAATGTCATCTCGGCGGGCGGCTATTCAGGCCACGGCGTCATGCTGTCGAATTTCGTCGGCAAGCTCTACGCCGAGACGGTCGGCGGCAACCGCGACCGGCTGAAGCTGTTCGAGGACCTGAAAATCCCGGCGTTCCCCGGCGGACGGCGCTTCCGCGCCCCGCTTCTGTTTCTGGCGCTCAACTGGTACGCGCTGCGGGACCGGCTTTAG
- a CDS encoding glutamine synthetase family protein: protein MPDAKREARPKTSGARKRIPAFLNKSRGVKSWKEASSWLEWRGIEDIECITPDQAGVARGKMMPSNKFTSNTSLALPSAPFMMTISGDYPEDGNGFEYPEDDGDLKLVPDLSTLSVVPWESDPTAQVICDLVHQDGRMVEFTPRNVLRRVVEAYDARGLKPVVAPEIEFYLVRKNPDPDYPLSPPVGRSGRPIAGGSGYSIAGVNEYDELIDDIYHFSEAQGLEIDTLIHEEGAGQLEINLRHGDPVALADQVFMFKRTIREAALKHDVYATFMAKPIQGQPGSAMHIHQSVVDRKTGRNVFTNADGTESEAFFHFLGGMQKHVPNALVMFAPYVNSYRRLTQAASAPVNNKWGYDNRTTAFRVPRSDPAARRVENRIPSSDANPYLALAASLACGLIGIVDKLPCEAAVTTTANEDEIDLPRGLLEAVDLFEQDEELRKRLGLQFANTYVAIKRAEFETFMEVISPWEREYLLLNV from the coding sequence ATGCCAGACGCGAAGAGGGAAGCCCGCCCGAAAACATCCGGCGCAAGAAAACGAATACCTGCCTTTCTCAACAAGTCCCGAGGCGTGAAGAGCTGGAAGGAAGCGTCAAGCTGGCTCGAATGGCGCGGCATCGAGGACATCGAATGCATCACCCCCGACCAGGCAGGCGTTGCGCGCGGCAAAATGATGCCGTCGAACAAATTCACCTCCAACACCTCGCTCGCGCTGCCGTCCGCGCCCTTCATGATGACCATTTCCGGCGACTACCCGGAAGACGGCAACGGTTTCGAATATCCGGAGGATGACGGCGACCTGAAACTGGTGCCGGACCTTTCCACGCTTTCCGTCGTGCCGTGGGAATCCGATCCCACCGCGCAGGTGATCTGCGATCTGGTGCATCAGGACGGGCGCATGGTGGAGTTCACCCCGCGCAACGTGCTGCGCCGCGTGGTCGAGGCCTATGATGCGCGCGGGCTGAAGCCGGTCGTCGCGCCCGAGATCGAGTTCTACCTCGTGCGCAAGAATCCCGACCCCGACTATCCGTTGTCGCCGCCGGTCGGCCGCTCGGGCCGTCCCATTGCCGGCGGCTCGGGATATTCCATCGCGGGCGTCAACGAATATGACGAGCTGATCGACGACATCTACCATTTCTCCGAGGCGCAGGGGTTGGAGATCGACACGCTGATCCACGAGGAGGGCGCGGGCCAGCTTGAAATCAACCTGCGCCATGGCGATCCCGTCGCGCTTGCCGACCAGGTGTTCATGTTCAAGCGCACCATCCGGGAAGCCGCGCTCAAGCACGATGTCTATGCCACCTTCATGGCCAAGCCCATTCAGGGCCAGCCCGGCTCGGCAATGCATATCCACCAATCCGTGGTGGACCGAAAAACCGGCCGGAACGTTTTCACCAATGCCGACGGCACCGAGAGCGAGGCTTTTTTCCATTTCCTCGGCGGCATGCAGAAGCATGTGCCGAACGCGCTCGTGATGTTCGCGCCCTATGTGAACTCCTACCGGCGGCTGACGCAGGCCGCATCGGCCCCGGTCAACAACAAATGGGGCTACGACAACCGCACCACCGCCTTCCGCGTGCCGCGCTCGGACCCCGCCGCGCGGCGCGTCGAGAACCGCATTCCTTCCTCCGACGCCAATCCCTATCTCGCGCTGGCGGCGTCGCTCGCCTGCGGGCTGATCGGCATTGTCGACAAGCTACCCTGCGAAGCCGCCGTCACCACCACGGCGAACGAGGACGAGATCGACCTGCCGCGCGGGCTGCTGGAGGCCGTGGACCTGTTCGAGCAGGACGAGGAATTGCGCAAGCGGCTCGGTCTGCAATTCGCCAACACCTACGTCGCCATCAAGCGCGCGGAATTCGAGACCTTCATGGAAGTGATCTCGCCGTGGGAGCGCGAATATCTGCTGCTGAACGTGTGA
- the aceA gene encoding isocitrate lyase, with product MTDFYNLVPSAPEGRYDGIDRTYSPDDVKRLRGSVQVRHTLAENGANRLWKLIHEEDFVNALGALSGNQAMQMVRAGLKAIYLSGWQVAADANTASAMYPDQSLYPANAAPELARRINRTLQRADQIEVSEGKGLSVDTWFAPIVADAEAGFGGPLNAFEIMKAFIEAGAAGVHFEDQLASEKKCGHLGGKVLIPTAAHIRNLTAARLAADVMGVPTLIVARTDAEAAKLLTSDIDERDKPFVDYKAGRTVEGFYQVQNGIDPCIARAIAYAPYCDLIWMETGKPDLAQARKFAEAVQKVHPGKKLAYNCSPSFNWKKNLDDATIAKFQRELGAMGYKFQFITLAGFHQLNYGMFELARGYKDRQMAAYSELQEAEFAAEANGYTATKHQREVGTGYFDAVSVAITGGQSSTTAMRDSTEHEQFKPAAE from the coding sequence ATGACTGATTTTTACAACCTCGTTCCGTCAGCGCCGGAGGGCCGCTATGACGGCATCGACCGCACCTATTCGCCGGACGATGTGAAGCGTCTGCGCGGCTCCGTGCAGGTGAGGCACACGCTTGCCGAAAACGGCGCGAACCGCCTGTGGAAGCTGATCCACGAGGAGGATTTCGTCAACGCGCTCGGCGCGCTTTCCGGCAACCAGGCCATGCAGATGGTGCGCGCCGGGCTGAAGGCGATCTACCTTTCCGGCTGGCAGGTGGCCGCAGACGCCAACACGGCGTCCGCGATGTATCCCGACCAGTCGCTCTATCCGGCCAATGCCGCGCCGGAACTGGCGCGCCGCATCAACCGCACGCTCCAGCGCGCCGACCAGATCGAGGTTTCCGAAGGCAAGGGCCTTTCGGTGGACACATGGTTCGCGCCCATCGTCGCCGATGCCGAAGCCGGTTTCGGCGGGCCGCTGAACGCGTTCGAGATCATGAAGGCATTCATCGAGGCGGGTGCCGCGGGCGTCCACTTCGAGGACCAGCTCGCTTCGGAAAAGAAGTGCGGCCATCTTGGCGGCAAGGTGCTGATCCCGACCGCCGCGCATATCCGCAACCTTACCGCAGCGCGGCTTGCCGCCGACGTGATGGGCGTTCCGACGCTGATCGTCGCGCGCACCGACGCCGAGGCCGCCAAGCTGCTGACCTCCGACATCGATGAGCGCGACAAGCCCTTCGTCGACTACAAGGCGGGCCGCACCGTCGAGGGCTTCTACCAGGTGCAGAACGGCATCGATCCGTGCATTGCGCGCGCCATTGCCTATGCGCCCTATTGCGACCTGATCTGGATGGAGACGGGCAAGCCAGATCTGGCGCAGGCGCGCAAGTTCGCGGAGGCCGTCCAGAAGGTGCATCCGGGCAAGAAACTGGCCTACAACTGTTCGCCGTCCTTCAACTGGAAGAAGAACCTGGACGACGCGACCATCGCCAAATTCCAGCGCGAGCTGGGCGCGATGGGCTACAAGTTCCAGTTCATTACGCTGGCCGGGTTCCACCAGCTCAACTACGGCATGTTCGAGCTGGCGCGCGGCTACAAGGATCGCCAGATGGCGGCCTATTCCGAGTTGCAGGAGGCCGAGTTCGCGGCAGAGGCCAACGGTTACACCGCGACCAAGCACCAGCGCGAGGTGGGCACCGGCTATTTCGACGCCGTGTCGGTGGCCATCACCGGCGGCCAGTCGTCGACCACGGCCATGCGCGACTCGACCGAGCATGAACAGTTCAAGCCGGCTGCCGAATAG
- a CDS encoding helix-turn-helix domain-containing protein yields the protein MAEQKIFAGPRIRRIRNAKGLTQTGMAEGLGISPSYLNLIERNQRPLTVQLILKLASTYNVDPVELQGEAKGSVAALREVFSDPLLAGELPGDQELVEVVETAPNAAAAMVKLFRAYREQAERLSDLSEIMTREGHATALSSARLPIDEVRDIFERRANHYPNIEEEAEAFTRLLDPGDDLFGALKAWLKREYGIVVKVLPVATMPNWRRRYDRHSQRLFISERLSPFDQLREVAMEACLIRMQVAVAGEIQALKLSSDEARRLARFELGRYAAHALMMPYAAFQSAALRARYDIDVLRSRFGVSFEQAANRLTMLQRSGAAGAPFFMLEVDNAGHRFRRAGAQGFPQSRFGGGCPKLSVHAAFTQPGQIFVEAVEMPDGAEFLTVSRTLEGPQGSFAERPRRTALLLGCDIGFKDEIVYSAALPAPAPGASTRIGQVAATPVGPACRLCERQGCLARAEPPVTRPLGLDEMATGLSAFDFQ from the coding sequence ATGGCTGAGCAGAAGATTTTCGCCGGGCCGCGCATCCGCCGCATCCGCAATGCCAAGGGCCTCACCCAGACCGGCATGGCGGAGGGGCTGGGAATCTCGCCCTCCTACCTGAACCTCATCGAGCGCAACCAGCGCCCGCTGACGGTGCAACTCATCCTCAAGCTCGCCTCCACCTATAATGTCGACCCGGTCGAATTGCAGGGCGAGGCGAAAGGGTCGGTCGCGGCGCTGAGGGAGGTGTTTTCCGACCCGCTGCTGGCAGGCGAATTGCCGGGCGACCAGGAACTGGTCGAGGTCGTGGAAACCGCCCCCAACGCGGCCGCCGCGATGGTCAAGCTGTTCCGCGCCTATCGCGAGCAGGCGGAGCGGCTGTCGGACCTGTCGGAGATCATGACGCGGGAGGGCCATGCGACTGCTCTGTCCTCCGCTCGGCTGCCCATCGACGAGGTTCGCGATATTTTCGAGCGGCGGGCGAACCATTATCCCAACATCGAGGAGGAGGCGGAAGCCTTCACGCGGCTGCTTGATCCCGGCGACGACCTGTTCGGCGCGCTGAAGGCGTGGCTGAAACGCGAGTACGGCATCGTCGTCAAGGTGCTGCCGGTCGCCACAATGCCCAACTGGCGGCGGCGCTACGACCGGCACTCGCAGCGCCTGTTCATCTCCGAGCGCCTGTCGCCCTTCGACCAGTTGCGCGAGGTGGCGATGGAGGCATGCCTCATCCGCATGCAGGTGGCGGTGGCGGGCGAGATACAGGCGCTGAAACTGTCTTCGGACGAGGCGCGGCGGCTGGCCCGCTTCGAGCTTGGGCGATATGCCGCCCACGCATTGATGATGCCTTACGCCGCGTTTCAATCTGCGGCGCTGCGCGCGCGATACGATATCGACGTGCTGCGCTCGCGCTTCGGCGTTTCCTTCGAGCAGGCGGCGAACCGGCTCACCATGCTGCAACGATCCGGCGCGGCGGGCGCGCCGTTCTTCATGCTGGAGGTCGACAATGCCGGGCATCGCTTCCGGCGCGCGGGAGCGCAGGGGTTTCCGCAAAGCCGCTTCGGCGGTGGTTGCCCGAAATTGTCGGTGCATGCGGCCTTCACCCAGCCCGGCCAGATATTCGTCGAGGCGGTGGAAATGCCCGATGGCGCGGAGTTCCTCACCGTCTCGCGCACGCTTGAAGGGCCGCAGGGCTCGTTCGCGGAACGGCCCCGACGCACCGCCCTGCTGCTTGGCTGCGACATCGGGTTCAAGGACGAGATCGTCTACAGCGCCGCGCTGCCTGCTCCTGCGCCGGGCGCCTCGACCCGGATCGGGCAGGTGGCCGCAACGCCGGTCGGCCCCGCCTGCCGCCTCTGCGAACGGCAGGGATGCCTTGCCCGCGCCGAGCCGCCCGTCACGCGCCCGCTCGGGCTGGACGAAATGGCGACAGGCCTCAGCGCATTCGATTTCCAATGA